A genomic stretch from Erysipelothrix sp. HDW6C includes:
- a CDS encoding ATP-binding cassette domain-containing protein — protein sequence MASTLSVKNLYVENTFELGPLNFDLPQGIICGIFGENGAGKTTLIKELVSHNPMQSGTVMWEGRKEFREILAYMPDTFPFKDNLRVREIVRIMELTFKHAWDKMAFTDATERYDIDVNDRVSMLSTGMRQRLMCAIALSHNAELLVLDEPTEGIDPATRLEIIDDLSDYRYNVDATILIATHNVSELGRLIDYIIYLENGEMILKCDIESLQQEGRKVLKARGVDEEFATIDAFINLMQGTAHHD from the coding sequence ATGGCATCAACATTGAGCGTTAAAAATCTTTATGTAGAGAACACATTTGAATTAGGACCGTTAAACTTTGATTTACCACAAGGGATCATTTGCGGCATCTTCGGTGAAAATGGTGCAGGAAAAACGACATTAATCAAAGAATTGGTGTCCCACAACCCCATGCAAAGTGGAACAGTCATGTGGGAAGGGAGGAAAGAATTCCGCGAAATTCTCGCCTATATGCCGGACACATTTCCATTTAAAGACAATCTAAGAGTAAGAGAAATTGTGCGCATTATGGAATTAACCTTTAAACACGCGTGGGATAAAATGGCATTTACAGATGCAACTGAGCGTTATGATATTGACGTCAATGATCGCGTGTCAATGCTTTCTACAGGGATGCGTCAACGGTTGATGTGTGCGATCGCATTGTCACATAATGCTGAATTACTTGTTTTGGATGAACCCACAGAAGGAATTGATCCTGCAACGCGTCTTGAAATCATTGATGATCTCAGTGATTACCGTTACAACGTTGATGCTACCATTCTCATCGCTACACATAATGTGAGCGAATTGGGCCGTTTGATTGACTACATAATCTACCTTGAAAATGGTGAAATGATCTTAAAGTGTGATATAGAATCACTTCAGCAAGAAGGCCGTAAGGTGCTGAAGGCAAGGGGCGTTGATGAAGAATTCGCAACAATTGACGCGTTTATTAATTTAATGCAAGGGACAGCACACCATGATTGA
- the rpmE gene encoding 50S ribosomal protein L31: MKQGIHPEYHATKIVCTSCNTEIEVGSTAEGLRVDTCSNCHPFYTGKQRFANAAGRIDKFNKKYGMK, translated from the coding sequence ATGAAACAAGGAATTCATCCAGAATACCATGCAACAAAAATTGTTTGTACATCTTGTAATACAGAAATTGAAGTGGGATCAACAGCAGAAGGTCTACGTGTAGATACATGCTCAAACTGCCACCCTTTCTATACAGGTAAACAACGTTTCGCTAATGCAGCCGGACGTATTGACAAATTCAATAAGAAATATGGTATGAAATAA
- a CDS encoding GntR family transcriptional regulator encodes MDLYIRNNSDKPIYEQIASQLKEKIIAKELRQGELLPSIRLLAKELRISVITTKRVYEELERDGFIVTVPGKGSYVADQKHEVLKESYLSEIQEKLEAILVLARAAKISREEIIEMYDILENEDV; translated from the coding sequence ATGGACTTATACATTCGTAACAATAGCGACAAACCAATTTATGAACAAATTGCGAGTCAACTCAAAGAAAAGATAATCGCCAAGGAACTTAGACAGGGCGAACTTTTACCATCCATCCGACTCCTTGCTAAAGAATTGCGAATCAGTGTCATTACTACGAAACGTGTCTATGAGGAGTTGGAACGCGATGGATTTATTGTCACGGTTCCCGGTAAGGGAAGTTATGTTGCCGACCAGAAACACGAGGTCCTCAAGGAATCGTACCTCAGTGAAATACAAGAGAAACTTGAAGCGATTCTTGTACTCGCAAGAGCAGCAAAGATTAGTAGGGAAGAAATCATTGAAATGTACGATATATTAGAAAATGAAGATGTGTAA
- a CDS encoding helix-turn-helix domain-containing protein, whose protein sequence is MKISHNVNTFDMNHLGKVIATQRKQRNLTQGELAETLGVSHQAVSSWENGLTSPDIGKLSELSQIFSISIDELLGNVRMAESVRKVEKNEPLNEKELIDIAPITKPDLFEKVFSKVDPEEFTVESLIAIAPFMESDQIKDWILENIDRYGIRDIVPLVAFIDEEDLGMIIGRLEQREDFKLKDIIPFAPFMDAKTIDKLFTDAHAKSETEGIEGLYPFLEEDALHKHVENTLSQPNARVEGLIPLAPFVDEETVKLIVDYLIREKRMAEITPFVVFL, encoded by the coding sequence ATGAAAATCAGTCACAACGTAAATACATTTGATATGAACCATCTTGGTAAGGTAATTGCCACACAACGGAAGCAACGGAATCTTACACAAGGAGAGTTGGCAGAAACGCTAGGTGTAAGCCACCAAGCAGTATCATCTTGGGAAAATGGATTAACAAGTCCAGATATTGGAAAACTATCAGAACTCTCACAAATATTTTCCATTTCAATTGATGAGCTCCTTGGTAATGTAAGGATGGCAGAATCAGTACGCAAAGTAGAAAAAAATGAGCCGTTAAATGAGAAAGAACTCATAGATATTGCGCCTATTACAAAACCAGATCTCTTTGAAAAAGTATTCAGTAAAGTTGATCCTGAAGAATTCACAGTGGAATCACTCATTGCAATTGCGCCATTCATGGAGTCAGATCAGATTAAAGATTGGATTCTTGAAAACATTGATCGCTATGGTATACGTGATATTGTGCCACTGGTTGCATTTATTGATGAAGAAGATCTGGGTATGATTATCGGTCGCTTAGAACAACGAGAAGATTTTAAACTTAAAGATATTATCCCTTTTGCACCTTTTATGGATGCAAAGACCATTGATAAGTTATTCACCGATGCTCACGCAAAGAGCGAAACAGAAGGAATTGAAGGATTGTATCCATTTTTAGAAGAGGATGCCCTTCACAAACATGTTGAAAATACTTTATCTCAACCGAATGCGCGTGTTGAAGGCTTAATTCCTCTCGCACCATTTGTGGATGAAGAAACGGTCAAATTAATTGTTGATTACCTGATACGAGAAAAACGAATGGCCGAAATTACACCGTTCGTTGTATTCCTCTAA
- a CDS encoding threonine/serine exporter family protein: MMTIITQLLSSFITSLGFGIIVNVPRRVLVRCGLTGMFGWMVNWILLGQNVSTTVSVFFGAVTVSVCSIIFARQAKVPTTTFNLPGIFPLVPGISAYQAIRSLMSGDYIMGIELLTKTFTISITIALAIVVIEIFYRIIMKILTK, translated from the coding sequence ATGATGACAATAATAACGCAATTACTAAGTAGTTTCATTACATCACTAGGATTTGGAATCATTGTTAATGTTCCTCGCCGTGTGCTGGTTCGCTGTGGTTTAACGGGAATGTTTGGGTGGATGGTCAATTGGATTTTATTGGGACAAAATGTAAGTACTACAGTCTCGGTTTTCTTTGGTGCTGTAACTGTGTCCGTTTGTTCAATTATTTTTGCACGCCAAGCAAAAGTTCCAACGACGACATTCAACCTACCGGGAATATTTCCGCTCGTCCCAGGTATTTCGGCATACCAAGCTATTCGTAGTTTAATGAGTGGCGATTACATCATGGGAATAGAACTTCTTACTAAAACATTTACCATATCGATCACCATTGCGCTTGCGATTGTTGTGATTGAGATATTTTACCGTATTATCATGAAAATACTGACGAAATAG
- a CDS encoding ATP-binding protein translates to MSKKGRIQHSIILFVLVVSYALSVLHILGKTVNFPNEYARYEVDFVKSVEAEVIQSIGMDNESRRSHLNDLSERANYHVTISRGTEIVYDSGKARLTSAPLLVEIDKAIDDVNLHLTIFQQPENLNFSAFRWSQGIATAVSFLILLITVYYFYKRFVVPIDHIEQSIDSLEQLKFDEVESGPMEINHRLATVSTRLGRKVDEVNLEYTELEKEFLINSAYLDMTVTLARGFVHDLKSPIHRVLMLNSELLRKFAKLTPTESKQLMGEAIQASSEALSDINDVIELMGNEAHEFATRKDTIDLVVVVQDILSHFGQDFLRKSIILDLESDETIPMEINQVILKLLIHNLITNVSKYANDGSVASIDLNGDHDSVILTISNETTREHVARIKQSNSVFSTIYYDGEDIGHNGVYLIKDLTNLLNGQVDISIDTDRITVTIRLPK, encoded by the coding sequence ATGAGTAAAAAGGGTAGAATTCAACATTCGATTATCCTTTTTGTATTGGTTGTATCTTATGCACTAAGTGTGCTCCACATACTGGGTAAAACTGTTAATTTTCCAAATGAGTATGCACGTTATGAAGTTGATTTTGTTAAATCGGTTGAAGCTGAAGTTATCCAATCAATTGGGATGGATAATGAGAGTCGTCGAAGCCATCTAAACGATCTCTCCGAACGTGCGAATTATCATGTTACAATCAGTCGTGGCACAGAGATTGTGTATGACTCTGGAAAAGCACGTTTGACCAGTGCTCCCTTATTAGTTGAAATCGACAAAGCAATCGATGATGTGAATCTCCATCTGACCATATTCCAACAACCGGAAAACTTAAATTTCTCTGCATTTCGTTGGTCACAAGGTATTGCAACTGCTGTGTCGTTTCTAATCCTGCTAATAACAGTTTATTACTTTTACAAACGTTTTGTTGTACCCATTGATCACATCGAACAGTCAATTGACAGTCTTGAACAACTAAAGTTTGATGAGGTAGAGTCGGGACCAATGGAGATAAACCACCGACTCGCAACGGTATCGACACGACTGGGGAGAAAAGTTGACGAAGTAAATCTTGAGTATACTGAATTAGAGAAAGAGTTTTTAATAAACTCTGCATACCTAGACATGACAGTGACCCTTGCACGGGGATTTGTTCACGACTTGAAGTCACCTATTCATCGCGTTCTAATGCTGAATAGCGAGCTGTTGCGAAAGTTTGCGAAGCTTACACCCACAGAATCAAAACAACTGATGGGAGAGGCGATACAGGCGAGCAGTGAAGCGTTGAGTGATATCAACGACGTTATCGAACTCATGGGAAACGAGGCTCATGAATTCGCAACCCGAAAAGACACCATAGATTTAGTGGTGGTAGTCCAAGATATTTTGAGTCATTTCGGACAAGATTTTCTTAGGAAGTCAATCATACTCGATTTGGAGTCTGATGAAACCATTCCTATGGAAATCAACCAAGTAATCTTGAAACTTCTTATTCATAATCTCATAACGAATGTGAGTAAATATGCCAACGATGGAAGTGTGGCTTCCATTGACTTAAATGGGGATCATGACAGTGTCATCTTGACCATTAGTAATGAAACAACACGAGAACACGTTGCACGAATTAAACAAAGTAACAGCGTATTCAGTACCATTTATTATGATGGTGAAGATATTGGTCATAATGGCGTCTATTTAATTAAGGATCTAACAAACTTGCTCAATGGACAAGTTGATATCTCGATTGATACCGATCGAATCACAGTAACGATTCGCCTTCCGAAGTAA
- a CDS encoding thymidine kinase, with protein MYHQYQEGYVEVITGCMFAGKTEELIRRINTLKYANKNILVFKPAVDNRYSDDEVVSHAGTRVRSVVIDSAVKILEYVTDETDVVAIDEVQFFDDEIVKVCDHLALQGKRVMVAGLDMDFRGEAFGVIPKLMTTAEFVTKLTAVCTKCGAPATRSQRLVNGEPASYNDPVVLVGASEAYEARCRHDHIVYDKPTINGYSKGEK; from the coding sequence ATGTATCATCAGTATCAAGAGGGGTATGTAGAAGTAATAACAGGATGCATGTTTGCAGGAAAGACAGAGGAATTAATTCGTCGAATTAATACACTGAAGTATGCAAACAAAAACATCTTAGTTTTTAAACCGGCTGTGGATAATCGTTACAGTGATGACGAGGTCGTTTCACACGCAGGAACACGGGTTCGATCGGTAGTGATTGATTCAGCTGTGAAGATATTAGAGTATGTTACAGATGAGACAGATGTTGTTGCTATTGATGAGGTACAGTTTTTCGATGACGAAATTGTAAAGGTCTGTGATCATCTTGCGCTCCAAGGGAAGCGTGTTATGGTTGCAGGGTTGGATATGGATTTTAGAGGTGAGGCATTTGGGGTTATCCCCAAACTCATGACAACTGCAGAGTTTGTTACAAAACTTACTGCTGTTTGTACAAAATGTGGGGCACCTGCGACACGTTCGCAACGACTGGTTAATGGTGAACCTGCATCATATAATGATCCAGTTGTGTTGGTTGGAGCAAGTGAGGCATATGAAGCACGTTGCCGCCATGATCATATTGTATATGACAAGCCAACAATCAATGGATATAG
- a CDS encoding GNAT family N-acetyltransferase produces the protein MQIKKTEYKDLVNVQKLWNHPEVMKYVGFPDGLGITFEALESWIKNIEGSKISSHFSIYDDTLGYCGETFYRLDYENDFATLDIKVLPHAMGKGIAAYALSYVIDTVLNKTGVSRCCVDPSLENKDALRLYAKLGFIAKPVPTYYRDADTYFEVTWKTFKPSPHYLKDSITLEQPKASDMERLWELSAKESYYPWTELDAPYFNEFEMLTFEDYLERDGKFLLNSKTALVIRYNDAIVGCANYYWENKDTRWLEFGMDIFDDAYWSKGIARTVAIEMTQRIFDNENVDRVGFTTWSGNFGMMRVGDILGFKREKVVRRARYHKGVYYDSVGYGITREEWNCDHHFAYQTQQIFDAEKKSEVCAHILELLPEWFGIPESTEAYVEEVKAMVVYAVYDQAKVIGFTALNYHAGGALEIHVQGIDPLYHRHGIGRKLMRLAEIHAAQNRIEVLMVKTLAASHPDPHYAKTRLFYEAVGFHGIEVLPQLWGEANPCLIMVKKIN, from the coding sequence ATGCAAATAAAGAAAACAGAATATAAAGATTTAGTGAATGTGCAGAAACTTTGGAATCACCCGGAAGTTATGAAGTACGTAGGTTTTCCTGATGGATTGGGAATAACGTTTGAGGCACTTGAATCATGGATCAAGAATATCGAGGGAAGCAAGATATCATCGCATTTTAGTATTTATGATGATACCCTGGGTTACTGTGGAGAGACGTTTTATCGTCTAGACTATGAAAACGATTTTGCGACATTGGATATTAAAGTGCTTCCGCATGCTATGGGCAAAGGAATCGCTGCGTATGCATTAAGTTATGTGATTGATACGGTACTCAATAAAACAGGTGTGAGTCGTTGTTGTGTCGATCCAAGTCTTGAGAACAAAGATGCGTTACGCTTGTATGCGAAACTTGGATTTATCGCAAAACCTGTACCGACTTACTATCGTGATGCAGACACATACTTTGAAGTAACATGGAAGACTTTTAAACCCTCACCGCATTACTTGAAAGATAGTATTACATTGGAGCAGCCGAAAGCATCCGATATGGAACGGTTGTGGGAGTTAAGTGCCAAGGAGTCATACTATCCATGGACCGAATTGGATGCACCATACTTTAATGAATTTGAAATGCTGACATTTGAAGATTATCTTGAACGCGATGGAAAATTCCTTTTAAATAGCAAGACTGCGCTGGTCATTCGTTATAACGATGCCATTGTCGGTTGTGCAAATTATTACTGGGAAAATAAAGATACACGTTGGTTGGAATTTGGAATGGATATTTTTGATGATGCGTATTGGTCGAAGGGGATTGCACGTACTGTTGCAATTGAAATGACGCAACGTATTTTCGATAATGAGAATGTTGACCGTGTTGGGTTTACGACATGGTCGGGAAATTTTGGAATGATGCGCGTTGGTGATATTCTTGGTTTCAAACGAGAAAAGGTCGTCAGACGTGCGCGCTATCATAAAGGCGTTTACTACGATTCAGTAGGTTATGGCATTACCCGTGAAGAATGGAATTGTGATCATCACTTTGCCTATCAAACTCAACAAATATTTGATGCTGAGAAGAAGTCGGAGGTATGTGCACATATTCTCGAATTACTTCCAGAATGGTTTGGCATTCCAGAAAGTACTGAAGCGTATGTAGAAGAGGTTAAAGCGATGGTTGTATATGCAGTGTATGATCAAGCCAAGGTGATTGGATTTACGGCTTTAAATTACCATGCTGGAGGTGCTCTTGAGATTCATGTCCAGGGAATTGATCCCTTGTATCACCGACATGGAATCGGTCGAAAACTCATGCGACTTGCAGAAATTCATGCTGCCCAAAATAGAATTGAGGTTTTAATGGTTAAAACACTGGCTGCTTCACATCCAGATCCGCATTATGCCAAGACCCGTCTCTTTTATGAGGCTGTCGGTTTTCATGGCATCGAAGTTTTGCCACAACTGTGGGGTGAAGCGAATCCCTGTCTAATCATGGTTAAGAAAATAAACTAA
- a CDS encoding ABC transporter ATP-binding protein → MIEFKNVYKLRNKLSIEDLNLTIGEGKLVVLCGKNGKGKSSLLKLIAGIIDADAGEILIDNQSIMKYKKNHAIAYMPDNYPFSDKDAFTSIVEWMEYVQPFFKKEGSWNRLKALEGNGFGTREELSNGSKKISMYAIARSIESSLLILDEPTLGLDSKRKQLLLDDIQEYMLDGKNTVIVSSNNIEDFERICDQVIYIQEGVVLFQSSPDEIVSRYKLWQGAFEDLPTAGIINYWSGDFGTEALMDAQHATVDNLETISLERVLYYIERVHRHEKIS, encoded by the coding sequence ATGATTGAATTTAAGAATGTTTACAAACTGCGTAATAAATTGAGTATTGAAGACTTAAATCTAACGATAGGAGAGGGTAAACTTGTTGTCCTGTGTGGAAAAAATGGCAAAGGCAAATCGTCACTCCTCAAATTGATTGCCGGCATCATTGATGCGGATGCTGGAGAAATTCTTATTGATAACCAATCAATCATGAAGTACAAAAAAAATCATGCAATAGCGTACATGCCAGATAACTATCCATTTTCTGATAAGGATGCCTTTACATCCATTGTGGAGTGGATGGAGTATGTTCAACCCTTCTTTAAAAAAGAAGGGTCCTGGAATCGTTTGAAAGCACTTGAGGGGAATGGGTTTGGAACACGGGAAGAACTATCGAATGGGAGCAAAAAAATATCAATGTACGCAATTGCGCGCTCAATTGAATCATCGCTATTAATCTTAGATGAGCCGACGTTAGGTTTGGATAGTAAGCGTAAGCAACTGCTCCTTGATGATATTCAAGAGTATATGTTGGATGGTAAAAATACAGTTATAGTAAGTAGTAATAATATCGAGGATTTTGAACGAATATGTGATCAAGTAATTTATATTCAAGAGGGCGTGGTGTTATTTCAATCAAGCCCAGATGAGATCGTCAGTCGCTATAAATTATGGCAAGGTGCCTTTGAGGACCTTCCCACGGCAGGAATCATAAATTATTGGTCCGGTGATTTTGGAACTGAAGCACTCATGGATGCACAACATGCCACTGTGGATAATTTGGAAACCATTTCACTTGAAAGAGTCTTGTATTATATCGAAAGGGTGCATCGTCATGAAAAAATATCTTAG
- a CDS encoding response regulator transcription factor — MNRILYIEDNPEYNEYITRRLRESGYDVDTSFNALEAIEKVAIYSYDLILSDLNLEDIDGIRLISTAKNIDPYIRTAILTGNPSAETELAAIDLHIDLYLDKTRDFSVIVKYIENLFLNDIPKVAQHKQRLVSKKENIIVDLDTRIVTKEDTTIDCTPIEFGILETLLRNKSKVVSRNEILTAAWPNDCNDGMNERIIDVHVKNLRMKLKTFSIASIRGVGYKWNE, encoded by the coding sequence ATGAACCGTATATTATATATTGAAGACAATCCTGAATACAATGAATACATTACTCGCCGGCTACGAGAAAGTGGGTATGACGTTGATACATCATTCAACGCGCTCGAAGCAATTGAGAAAGTTGCAATTTACAGCTATGACCTCATCCTCTCAGATTTAAACTTAGAAGATATTGATGGAATTCGCCTCATTTCAACTGCGAAAAATATTGATCCCTATATTCGTACAGCGATATTAACAGGAAATCCATCCGCGGAAACAGAGTTGGCAGCCATTGATTTGCACATTGATTTGTACTTGGATAAAACGCGCGATTTCTCAGTGATCGTAAAGTATATTGAAAATTTATTTTTGAATGATATACCAAAAGTTGCACAACATAAACAGCGTCTCGTATCGAAGAAAGAGAACATTATTGTGGACTTAGATACTCGCATCGTAACAAAGGAAGACACTACCATTGATTGCACACCTATTGAATTTGGAATTTTGGAAACACTATTGCGCAATAAATCTAAAGTTGTATCCCGAAATGAAATTCTAACGGCTGCATGGCCTAATGATTGCAACGACGGCATGAATGAGCGCATTATTGATGTACACGTAAAGAATCTAAGAATGAAGCTAAAGACTTTTTCTATAGCATCAATCCGTGGTGTTGGTTACAAGTGGAATGAGTAA
- a CDS encoding PadR family transcriptional regulator, translated as MNTQFKKGVLELCVLALLSRKEYYGYEIVSLISETIEISEGTMYPLLKRLKDDGLVSTRLVESSQGPSRKYYSLTASGQEYTKIKIDEWFDFTDHVDELLKGDTL; from the coding sequence ATGAACACACAATTCAAAAAAGGTGTTCTTGAGCTTTGCGTGCTTGCACTCTTATCGCGAAAAGAATACTACGGGTATGAAATCGTCAGCCTTATCTCGGAAACGATTGAAATATCCGAAGGGACAATGTACCCCTTACTCAAGAGATTAAAAGATGATGGCTTAGTGTCAACCCGTTTGGTTGAATCATCACAAGGACCCTCACGCAAGTATTATTCATTGACTGCTTCAGGTCAGGAATATACGAAGATTAAAATTGATGAATGGTTTGATTTCACAGATCATGTGGACGAACTGTTGAAAGGAGACACACTATGA
- a CDS encoding threonine/serine exporter family protein: MNYKEEDMLLDACILAGKILMENGAEMHRVEDTMNRMLAVKHGTNEAMSFVIPTGIFVTTHFGHSTKMKRISSRRQNMEKIGEVNRASREFSAGILNIEELYQRMGEIEKETPDFPQWLKIVAAGCISGAMMLIFQGSLNDMVVTIATGLIGYWFYTVVSKTMQVRFLQEFMATFLMATFANYLNSLGLVTNIDTVIIGSIIVLVPGIQIMNSIRDFLVGNTISGTVFMIEAIMIAGMIGAGVMSALRF; this comes from the coding sequence ATGAACTATAAGGAAGAAGACATGCTTTTGGATGCATGTATCTTGGCAGGAAAAATTTTAATGGAAAACGGTGCAGAGATGCATCGTGTTGAAGATACCATGAACCGCATGTTAGCGGTAAAGCATGGTACAAACGAAGCGATGAGTTTTGTGATTCCCACCGGAATTTTCGTAACAACGCATTTTGGTCACAGTACAAAAATGAAACGGATATCCAGTCGTCGCCAAAATATGGAAAAAATTGGCGAAGTCAACCGCGCCTCTCGTGAATTCAGTGCTGGGATACTTAACATAGAAGAACTCTATCAACGTATGGGTGAGATTGAAAAAGAAACACCCGATTTCCCACAATGGTTAAAGATTGTTGCAGCGGGATGTATTAGTGGTGCAATGATGCTTATTTTCCAAGGCTCATTAAATGATATGGTGGTAACCATTGCAACGGGGCTTATAGGATATTGGTTTTATACAGTTGTTAGCAAAACAATGCAGGTACGATTTTTACAAGAATTCATGGCGACGTTCTTGATGGCGACATTTGCAAACTATTTAAATTCATTGGGTTTGGTAACAAATATAGATACGGTCATCATTGGAAGTATTATTGTTTTGGTTCCGGGGATTCAAATCATGAATTCAATTCGGGATTTCTTGGTAGGGAATACCATATCAGGAACGGTGTTCATGATTGAAGCAATCATGATTGCTGGGATGATTGGAGCAGGTGTCATGAGCGCCTTGAGGTTTTAA